Below is a window of Caballeronia insecticola DNA.
TTCGACTTCCTGCAGAATTTTCTCGACCGACGCGAGAATGATGCGCCCCGGCTCCGTCAGCGATCTCACGCGTTTCCCGTGCCGCGTGAAAATCTCGACGCCCAGTTCGTCCTCCAGTTCGATGATCGCCTTGGAGACGCCCGGCTGCGACGTATACAGCGCCTTCGCGGCTTCCGTCAGGTTGAAATTCTGCCGGACGGCCTCGCGCACGAAGCGGAACTGATGCAGATTCATTTATAACCCTTGCTTATAACCATCAGGCATATCAAAGTAATTTTTCAGTCGTTTGCAATATATAGCAGGTTCTTTACTATCAGTCCAATTTTTCCAATATCCATATCTGTTTTCGTCATTTGCTTATGAGGGTTCCGTCTGAACGGTGCCGGCGGCGAAGACTCAATGAATATTCGATGGACGAGACGCGCGACGTAACCTAGGACGCCGCGCTTTGACAAAAACTTGGGGCCCCCGAATGTACCAATACGATCAGATCGACCAACGCATCGTCGACGAACGTGTCGCGCAGTATGCAGACCAGGTTCGCCGTCGGCTGTCGGGCGAATTGAGCGAAGAGGAATTCCGTCCGCTGCGTCTGCAGAACGGTTTGTACATGCAGCGTCACGCCTACATGCACCGCATCGCGATTCCGTACGGCAACCTGCGCAGCGACCAGATGCGCGTGCTGGCCACCATCGCGCGCGAGCACGACCGCGGCTACGGCCACTTTTCGACGCGCACCAACATCCAGTTCAACTGGGTCGAGCTCGAAGAAACGCCGGAAATCCTGCGCAAGCTCGCCTCGGTGCAGATGCACGCCATCCAGACGTCGGGCAACTGCATCCGCAACATCACGGCCGATCAGTTCGCGGGCGTGGCGCCCGACGAAGAGGTCGATCCGCGTCCGTGGGCGGAGATCATGCGTCAATGGTCGACGTTCCATCCGGAATTCGCATGGCTGCCGCGCAAGTTCAAGATCGCGGTGAACGGCTCGACGGAAGATCGCGCAGCGGTGCAAGTGCACGATCTGGGCGTCTATCTGAAGAAGAACGCGCAGGGCGAAGTCGTCATGGACATCCTCGCGGGCGGCGGGCTGGGCCGCACGCCGATCGTCGGCGCGATCATCAAGCGCGATCTGCCGTGGCAGCATTTGCTCACCTATTGCGAAGCCGTGCTGCGTGTGTACAACCGCTACGGCCGTCGCGACAACATGTACAAGGCGCGCATCAAGATTCTCGTGAAGGCGCTGTCGCCGGAGAAGTTTTCGAAGCAGGTCGAAGAGGAATGGCAGCATTTGAAGGACGGTCCGTCGACGCTCACGCAGGCGGAGCTCGAGCGCGTGTCGGCGTTCTTCGCGCCGCCCGCGTACGACAAGCTCGCGGACACCGACGCCTCGTATGAAAAGCATCTGATCGAGAGCAAGCCGTTCGCGCGCTGGGTCGAGCGCAACGTGCGTCCGCACAAGGTGCCGGGCTATGCGTCGGTGACGCTGTCGCTCAAGCCGCGCGAGATCGCGCCGGGCGACGCCACCGACAAGCAAATGGACGACGTCGCCGATCTGGCCGACGAATTCTCGTTCGGTGAAATCCGCGTGTCGCACGAACAGAACCTGATTCTCGCGAACGTGAAGAAGCGCGATCTGTACACCGTGTGGGAACGCGCGAAGGCGCTCGGTTTCGCGACGGCGAACATCGGCCTGCTGACGGACATCATCGCGTGCCCGGGCGGCGATTTCTGCTCGCTCGCGAACGCGAAGTCGATTCCGATCGCGCTCGCCATTCAGGATCGCTTCAACGATCTCGACTATGTGCACGACCTGGGCGATCTGTCGCTGAACATCTCGGGCTGCATCAACGCGTGCGGTCATCATCACGTCGGCAATATCGGCATTCTGGGCGTCGATAAGGACGGCTCCGAGTGGTATCAGGTGACGCTCGGCGGCGAGCAGAGTTCGGGCGCGACCGGCGCGCATCTGGGCAAGGTGATCGGCCCGTCGTTCTCGGCGGAAGAAATGCCCGACGTGATCGCGCAAGTGATCGATACCTTCGTCGACAACCGCGGCGAAGGCGAGCGTTTCATCGAGACGTTCAATCGCATCGGCATGGCGCCGTTCAAGGAGCGCGTGTACGCATCGCGCCAGGCTCACGCTTGAGGATTTCTAAATGACGTTGATTATCAAGAATCGCGCGGTCGTGGAAGACAGCTTCACCGTGGTGCGTGCCGCCGAAGACGGCGCACTGCCCGCCATCGATGCGCTCCCGGCCGGCAAGCTGATCGTGCCTTTCGCGCTGTGGAAGGAGCACAAGTCGGCGATCATCGCGTCGCGCGCGAAGGAAGACATCGGCGTGTGGCTCGCCCCCGATGACGAACCCGCCGAACTCGCGGCCGATTTCGACGATCTCTCCGTGATCGCGGTCGATTTCCCCGTATTCCGCGATGGCCGCGGCTTTTCGATCGGCCGCCTGCTGCGCGAGCGCTACGAGTGGAAGGGCGAACTGCGCGCGATCGGCGACGTCCTGCGCGATCAGGTGCTGTTCCATTCGCGCTGCGGCTTCGATGCGTTCGCCGTGCGCGCGGACAAAGATATTCACGACGCGCTCAACGCCTTCAGCGAATTCTCGGAACTGTATCAAGGCGCGACCGACAATCCCGAACCGCTGTTCCGCCGTCGCGCGGCGGTTCTGGCCGCACGCGGAGCCTAATGCATGAGTCCCGAATTGCAAGCCAAGGTTGAACGCCTGGACACGCTGCTCGATTCGATCGCGGCGCGTCACGAGCGCGTCAAGCTAGCCAGCAGCCTTGCCGCCGAAGACATGGTGCTCACGCACGCCATTCTTTCGCGCGGCGTGGGAATCGGCATCTTCTCGTTGAACACGGGCCGCCTGCACGCGGAAACGCTCGGCATGATCGAGCGCGTGAAGGAACGTTATGGCTACGACATCGAGCAGTTTCATCCGCAGCAGGACGCGGTCGATGCCTACGTGCGCGATCACGGCCTGAACGCGTTCTACGAAAGCATTGATTTGCGCAAGAGTTGCTGCCATATCCGTAAGGTCGAGCCGCTGAACCGCGCGCTGTCGGATGTGTCCGCGTGGGTCACGGGTCAGCGTCGCGAGCAATCGGTGACGCGCGCCGAACTGCACGAGGAAGAACAGGACGTGCCGCGCGGCATCGCGAAGTTCAATCCGCTCGCGGACTGGAGCGAAAGCGATGTATGGGACTATCTGAAGGCGTTCGACGTGCCGGTGAATCCGCTGCATGCGCGCGGCTATCCGAGCATCGGCTGCGAGCCGTGCACGCGCGCCGTGCGTCCCGGCGAGGACAGCCGCGCGGGCCGCTGGTGGTGGGAATCGCGCGACACCAAGGAATGTGGTCTGCACATCACGAACATCAAGATCGTAGAAGAAGCGCCGAGCTCGGCGATCTGAGGCAGCAAGGCGCGCGAACGACGCGCCGGCGCCCGAAGCATCAAACCCTGTCATTGAACGCATCGTCACTTTGGAAGACGCATGACGCTGCATAAAAAAGGATCGACGAACATGAGCACCACGCTCGACTCTACCGTCCCGGCCCCGATCGTCAACAAGGCGACCCGGATGGACCACCTCGACTGGCTCGAAGCCGAGTCGATCCACATCATTCGCGAACTCGTCGCGGAATGCAGCAAGCCCGCACTGCTGTTCTCGGGCGGCAAGGATTCGGTGGTCGTGCTGCATCTCGCGCTCAAGGCCTTCGGTCTCGGCGCGGGCCGCAAGACGGTGCTGCCGTTCCCGCTTGTGCATATCGACACCGGTCACAACTTCGAGGAAGTGATCGAGTTTCGCGACCGGCGCGCGGCCGAGATCGGCGCGGAACTGGTCGTGGGTCATGTCGAAGATTCGATCAAGAAAGGTACCGTGCGCCTGCGCCGCGAAACGGATTCGCGCAATGCCGCACAGGCGGTGACGCTGCTCGAGACCATCGAGGAATACGGCTACACGGCGATGATCGGCGGCGCGCGCCGCGACGAAGAAAAGGCCCGCGCGAAGGAGCGCATCTTCTCGTTCCGCGATGAATTCGGCCAATGGGATCCGAAGGCGCAGCGCCCGGAACTGTGGAGCATCTATAACGCGCGCCTGCATTCGGGCGAGCACTTGCGCGTGTTCCCGATCTCGAACTGGACCGAACTCGACGTGTGGCAGTACATCGCGCGCGAGAAGCTCGAACTGCCGTCCATCTACTACGCGCACGACCGCGAGATCGTGCGCCGCAACGGCCTGCTCGTGCCGGTGACGCCGCTCACGCCGGTGCACGAAGGCGAGACGCCGGAGATCGCGCAGGTGCGCTTCCGCACGGTCGGCGACATCAGCTGCACGTGCCCGGTCGCGAGCGATGCCGACGACGTCGAGAAGATCATCGCGGAGACCGCCGTGACGGAAATCACGGAACGCGGCGCCACGCGCATGGACGATCAGGCGTCGGAAGCCGCGATGGAACAGCGCAAGAAGCAAGGTTATTTCTAAGCAACACGCCCGAGGAACGAACGAATCATGAGCATCTATCAAGCTGAAGACCTGGGTGTGTTGCGCTTCATCACGGCGGGCAGCGTCGACGACGGCAAGAGCACGCTGATCGGCCGCTTGCTGTACGACAGCAAGGCCGTGTTGTCGGATCAGTTATCCGCCATTTCGCGTGCGAAGAACAAGCGCACGGTGGGCGATGAAATCGATCTGTCGCTGCTGACCGACGGGCTGGAGGCCGAGCGCGAGCAGGGCATCACGATCGATGTCGCGTATCGCTATTTCGCGACTGCAAAGCGCAAGTTCATCATCGCCGATACGCCGGGTCACGAGCAGTACACGCGCAACATGGTGACGGGCGCGTCGACCGCGCATGCCGCGATCATTCTCGTCGATGCCACGCGCGTCACGTTCGAAAACGGCGTCGCGCAACTGCTGCCGCAAACGAAGCGCCATAGCGCGATCGTCAAGTTGCTCGGCCTGCAGCACGTGATCGTCGCGATCAACAAGATGGATCTGGTCGAGTACAGCGAAGCGCGCTTCAACGACATCCGCGATGCCTACGTGACGCTCGCGCGTCAGTTGGGCATCGCCGACGTGCGCTTCGTGCCGGTGTCGGCGTTGAAGGGCGACAACATTGTTTCGGCCAGCGAGCGCATGCCGTGGTACGGCGGCGAGCCGCTGCTCGATCTGCTCGAACTGCTGCCCGTCGCGCAGCCGAACGATCAGGCGCTGCGTTTCCCGGTGCAGTGGGTCGCGCGTCAGGACGGCTCGCAAGCCGACGATTTCCGCGGCTACATGGGCCGCGTCGAAGCGGGCGAAGTGCGCGTCGGCGATTCGATCGTCGTGCTGCCGGGCAATCGCGAAGCAACGGTCGCCGAGATCATCGCGCCGGTGCCGGGCGGCGTGGCGCCGGTGGACCGCGCGTTCGCGGGCCAGACGGTGACGATCCGACTCGCGGAAGACGTCGACGTGTCGCGCGGCGACACCTTCGTTCCGGCAACAGACAAGGTCGAGCCGGCGAAGAAGCTCGAAGCCGATATCTGCTGGTTCGACGAAGAGCCGCTTTCGCCGCAGCGCAAGTATCTGCTGAAGCAGACGACGAACACGGTGTTCGCGCGCATCGGCGCGGTGAAAGAGGTGCTGGACGTGCATACGCTGTCGCATTCCGTCGACCGCAGCACGCTCGCGATGAACGACATCGGCCGCGTGGCGCTCACGTTGCAGAAGCCGCTCGTCGCGGACGAGTACGATACGCATCAGGGCACCGGCGCGTTCGTGCTGATCGACGAGGCGACGCATCACACGGTCGCGGCCGGTATGATTCGTGCCATTGCTGGCTAATATCGACGGACAAGCGTATGGGTAAGGTCTATCTGATTGGAGCGGGGCCGGGCGCGGCGGATCTCATTACCGTGCGCGGCATGCGTCTGCTCGAACAGGCGGACGTCGTGCTGCACGACGCGCTCGTCGAACCCGCCATGCTCGATTACGCGGCGGGCGCGAAGAAGATCGCGGTCGGCAAGCGTTGCGGCCAGCGCTCGACGGCACAGCACTTCATCAACAAGCAGATCGTCGATGCGGCGCGGGAGCATGCGCTCGTCGTGCGTCTGAAGGGCGGCGATCCGATGCTCTTCGGCCGCGCCGACGAGGAAATGCGCGCGCTCGAAGCGGCGGGCATCGAGTACGAAGTGGTGCCGGGCATCACGGCGGCACTGGCAAGCGCGGCCGCCTTGAAGCGCTCGCTCACCTTGCGCGGTGTCGCGCGGAGCGTCGCGATGGCGACTCATTCGCGCGCGCCCGACAGCGACGAGATCCGCGAGCAGGCCAAGGCCGATTCGCTCGTGTTCTACATGGGCCGCGACAGCGCGCCGGATATTGCGCAGCAATTGATCGATGCGGGCCGTCCGGGCTCGACGCCTGTGGCGATCGTCGAGGCGTGCAGCACGCCGCGCGAGCGCACCTTGACGCTGACGCTCGCACGCATGGCGCTCGGTGAGGCGCAGGGATGGCTGGATGCATCGCAGCCGAGTTTGCTGATGATCGGCGAGGCGTTTCGCGAACGCGCGTCGGCGAAGCCGAAGGTGCATCTGAAGGGGATGCAGGTTGCGGCTTGATGTAGCTTTGCTGCGGATGATGAGGAGAAACGCACCGGTCACGGTGCGTTTTTTTATGGGGGCGGCGGTTAGGGCGTGACTAGTTTGATGCTCTTGAAACGGGGCTTCGAAACTCGGCCGAACGGCCTAAGCAAATCTACAGACCAGCCTGGCCCACTTGCCGCAGACAATAAGCCGCCACGGCATCCAGCACCGCATCGTCTTCGCCGACGGCCGTCGCGCAATCGATCGCGATTCCCGGATGCGCGGCTCGACAGCGCTCGACAATCTCCGGCAGATCCTTCCTGACATGCCCGCCCTGGCCGAAAAACACCGGTACGACGGTAATCGCATCGCAACCCTCGGCGGCTTGTTGCGCGACCGCAGCGGGCAAATCCGGCGTCATCAGCTCGAGGTAAGCCAGCGACACCGGATCGCTACGTGAAGCGCGCAGCTTCGCCGCGAGCCGCTCGAACGGTTCGGCCCAGCGCGGGTCGCGCGCGCCATGGCCGAACAGGATGATGCCGTGCTTTTGGATCTTGCTCATTCGCGCTCCCGGAAGCAGCGTCAGTGCCGTTCCACCCATTTCAGGCCCAGCAAGCCGATCGCCAGATAGGCGAGGGCGGGCGCCGCCGCCGTAATCGGCGCGGGCCACGTGTTCAGATTGCCGATGTGCGAGAAGAGCGTGTTGAACAACTGGAAGCTCATCCCGATCATGATGCCACCGAACACCTTCACGCCGACCACGCCGGCGCGCGTGTGCAAATACGCAAACGGCAGCGAGAGAATCAGCATCACGAACACGGCGAACGGATAGAGAATCTTGCGCCAGAACGCGATCTGATAACGCTGCGTGTCCTGATGATTCTCCGTCAGATGCTGGATATAGCGGAACAGATTGAACATCGACATGCGATCCGGCGACACCAGCAGCACCGACAGAATCTGCGGCGTGAGTTCGGAGCGCAGCGAGTATTCGGGCAAGGTCGTTTGCGCGGCGCGATAGATCGGATTCAGCGCGTCGTCGGGGTTCGTGGCCTGGGGCAGCGCGTCGCTCAACTGCGTGTCCGTGACGCCGGTGAGCTTCCAGTGGCCGGGCGGCTCGTACACGCCGCTCTTCGCAATGCGCACGTTCGTCAGGCGGAACTTCGAATCGAACTCGTAGATGCGCACGTTGGCGATTGTCGTGTCGGGGTTCAGCGTGCCGACGTTCACGAAGCGCGTTACCTGTTCGCCGTTTTCCTTGGCGGTCAGCGTGTCCTTCACCCACACGCCCGACTGGAAGTTCGACGACACCGACGAGCCGAGCGCCTCCAGCCGCACGCGCTCGGACAGTTGATCGGTATAAGGCCCGACCACCTCGCCGATGAGGTAGGTGATGAGCACGATCGGAATGCCGATCTTCAGCAGCGAGCGCAGCGCGGCGCCCGTCGAAAGCCCGGACACGCGGAAGATCGTGAACTCGGAGGCGGCCGCCATCTGCGCGAACACGTAGATGGCCGAGATGAGCGCCGCGACGGGAATGATCTCGTAGAAGCGCGAGGGCGTCTGCAACGCG
It encodes the following:
- a CDS encoding nitrite/sulfite reductase produces the protein MYQYDQIDQRIVDERVAQYADQVRRRLSGELSEEEFRPLRLQNGLYMQRHAYMHRIAIPYGNLRSDQMRVLATIAREHDRGYGHFSTRTNIQFNWVELEETPEILRKLASVQMHAIQTSGNCIRNITADQFAGVAPDEEVDPRPWAEIMRQWSTFHPEFAWLPRKFKIAVNGSTEDRAAVQVHDLGVYLKKNAQGEVVMDILAGGGLGRTPIVGAIIKRDLPWQHLLTYCEAVLRVYNRYGRRDNMYKARIKILVKALSPEKFSKQVEEEWQHLKDGPSTLTQAELERVSAFFAPPAYDKLADTDASYEKHLIESKPFARWVERNVRPHKVPGYASVTLSLKPREIAPGDATDKQMDDVADLADEFSFGEIRVSHEQNLILANVKKRDLYTVWERAKALGFATANIGLLTDIIACPGGDFCSLANAKSIPIALAIQDRFNDLDYVHDLGDLSLNISGCINACGHHHVGNIGILGVDKDGSEWYQVTLGGEQSSGATGAHLGKVIGPSFSAEEMPDVIAQVIDTFVDNRGEGERFIETFNRIGMAPFKERVYASRQAHA
- a CDS encoding DUF934 domain-containing protein, with translation MTLIIKNRAVVEDSFTVVRAAEDGALPAIDALPAGKLIVPFALWKEHKSAIIASRAKEDIGVWLAPDDEPAELAADFDDLSVIAVDFPVFRDGRGFSIGRLLRERYEWKGELRAIGDVLRDQVLFHSRCGFDAFAVRADKDIHDALNAFSEFSELYQGATDNPEPLFRRRAAVLAARGA
- a CDS encoding phosphoadenylyl-sulfate reductase, translating into MSPELQAKVERLDTLLDSIAARHERVKLASSLAAEDMVLTHAILSRGVGIGIFSLNTGRLHAETLGMIERVKERYGYDIEQFHPQQDAVDAYVRDHGLNAFYESIDLRKSCCHIRKVEPLNRALSDVSAWVTGQRREQSVTRAELHEEEQDVPRGIAKFNPLADWSESDVWDYLKAFDVPVNPLHARGYPSIGCEPCTRAVRPGEDSRAGRWWWESRDTKECGLHITNIKIVEEAPSSAI
- the cysD gene encoding sulfate adenylyltransferase subunit CysD, producing the protein MSTTLDSTVPAPIVNKATRMDHLDWLEAESIHIIRELVAECSKPALLFSGGKDSVVVLHLALKAFGLGAGRKTVLPFPLVHIDTGHNFEEVIEFRDRRAAEIGAELVVGHVEDSIKKGTVRLRRETDSRNAAQAVTLLETIEEYGYTAMIGGARRDEEKARAKERIFSFRDEFGQWDPKAQRPELWSIYNARLHSGEHLRVFPISNWTELDVWQYIAREKLELPSIYYAHDREIVRRNGLLVPVTPLTPVHEGETPEIAQVRFRTVGDISCTCPVASDADDVEKIIAETAVTEITERGATRMDDQASEAAMEQRKKQGYF
- a CDS encoding sulfate adenylyltransferase subunit 1, whose product is MSIYQAEDLGVLRFITAGSVDDGKSTLIGRLLYDSKAVLSDQLSAISRAKNKRTVGDEIDLSLLTDGLEAEREQGITIDVAYRYFATAKRKFIIADTPGHEQYTRNMVTGASTAHAAIILVDATRVTFENGVAQLLPQTKRHSAIVKLLGLQHVIVAINKMDLVEYSEARFNDIRDAYVTLARQLGIADVRFVPVSALKGDNIVSASERMPWYGGEPLLDLLELLPVAQPNDQALRFPVQWVARQDGSQADDFRGYMGRVEAGEVRVGDSIVVLPGNREATVAEIIAPVPGGVAPVDRAFAGQTVTIRLAEDVDVSRGDTFVPATDKVEPAKKLEADICWFDEEPLSPQRKYLLKQTTNTVFARIGAVKEVLDVHTLSHSVDRSTLAMNDIGRVALTLQKPLVADEYDTHQGTGAFVLIDEATHHTVAAGMIRAIAG
- the cobA gene encoding uroporphyrinogen-III C-methyltransferase, which translates into the protein MGKVYLIGAGPGAADLITVRGMRLLEQADVVLHDALVEPAMLDYAAGAKKIAVGKRCGQRSTAQHFINKQIVDAAREHALVVRLKGGDPMLFGRADEEMRALEAAGIEYEVVPGITAALASAAALKRSLTLRGVARSVAMATHSRAPDSDEIREQAKADSLVFYMGRDSAPDIAQQLIDAGRPGSTPVAIVEACSTPRERTLTLTLARMALGEAQGWLDASQPSLLMIGEAFRERASAKPKVHLKGMQVAA
- a CDS encoding sirohydrochlorin chelatase, with the translated sequence MQKHGIILFGHGARDPRWAEPFERLAAKLRASRSDPVSLAYLELMTPDLPAAVAQQAAEGCDAITVVPVFFGQGGHVRKDLPEIVERCRAAHPGIAIDCATAVGEDDAVLDAVAAYCLRQVGQAGL
- the lptG gene encoding LPS export ABC transporter permease LptG, which encodes MRIYERYFARQIYLAFIFILFAFSGLFFFFDLINELNTVGHGNYKFTLAVLRVALQTPSRFYEIIPVAALISAIYVFAQMAAASEFTIFRVSGLSTGAALRSLLKIGIPIVLITYLIGEVVGPYTDQLSERVRLEALGSSVSSNFQSGVWVKDTLTAKENGEQVTRFVNVGTLNPDTTIANVRIYEFDSKFRLTNVRIAKSGVYEPPGHWKLTGVTDTQLSDALPQATNPDDALNPIYRAAQTTLPEYSLRSELTPQILSVLLVSPDRMSMFNLFRYIQHLTENHQDTQRYQIAFWRKILYPFAVFVMLILSLPFAYLHTRAGVVGVKVFGGIMIGMSFQLFNTLFSHIGNLNTWPAPITAAAPALAYLAIGLLGLKWVERH